In a genomic window of Deinococcus radiotolerans:
- a CDS encoding PfkB family carbohydrate kinase: MSDVLVVGSIHLDRMVSVAAFPQPGETIVSLDTWTQLGGKGANQAVASAQQHPTRLVACVGRDRDGEQARALLTARGVSVVLSESATQATGSSVALIDAAGENMGIIAPAANTDLTPAAVTAALDTPPALVLCQWETPPDTLSAVLEAARRRGIPTLLNAAPWREDYRALLPLADHVIVNAVEAAAWLGRPVDPHAQTLPFDHPSVTVTLGADGAAHYARGHLRHRQPAPRVQAQSTHGAGDRFVGTLAAHLAQGRALPDALSAASAAAATFVQTLHKAELHTELQPHR; encoded by the coding sequence ATGTCTGACGTCCTGGTGGTGGGCAGCATTCACCTTGACCGCATGGTGAGCGTGGCCGCCTTCCCCCAGCCCGGCGAGACCATCGTCTCGCTGGACACCTGGACGCAACTGGGCGGCAAGGGCGCCAACCAGGCCGTGGCCAGCGCGCAGCAGCATCCGACCCGGCTGGTGGCCTGCGTCGGCCGGGACCGGGACGGCGAACAGGCCCGCGCCCTCCTGACCGCCCGGGGCGTCAGCGTGGTCCTCAGCGAGTCCGCGACCCAGGCGACCGGCAGCAGCGTCGCCCTGATCGACGCGGCCGGCGAGAACATGGGCATCATCGCGCCCGCCGCCAACACCGACCTCACGCCAGCCGCCGTCACCGCCGCGCTGGACACGCCGCCCGCCCTGGTCCTCTGCCAGTGGGAGACGCCGCCGGACACCCTGAGCGCCGTTCTGGAGGCCGCCCGCCGCCGCGGCATTCCCACCCTGCTCAACGCCGCGCCCTGGCGCGAGGACTACCGCGCCCTGCTGCCCCTGGCCGATCACGTGATCGTCAACGCGGTCGAGGCCGCCGCCTGGCTGGGCCGGCCGGTCGACCCGCACGCCCAGACCCTTCCCTTCGACCATCCCAGCGTCACCGTCACCCTCGGAGCGGACGGCGCCGCCCACTACGCGCGCGGCCACCTCCGCCACCGCCAGCCCGCCCCCCGCGTGCAGGCGCAGTCCACCCACGGGGCCGGCGACCGCTTCGTGGGCACCCTCGCCGCGCACCTCGCGCAGGGCCGCGCCCTCCCGGACGCCCTGAGCGCCGCCAGCGCCGCTGCCGCCACCTTCGTGCAGACCCTCCACAAAGCCGAACTTCACACCGAACTTCAGCCTCACCGTTAA
- the topA gene encoding type I DNA topoisomerase: MATLVIVESPAKARKIAGLLGDGFVVRASLGHVRDLPGSKAEIPERYRAQPWANLGVNPQTFTPIYVVPAAKRATVRDLQQLAAKAERVLFASDMDREGEAISYHLSRLLKVEQPTRMVFTEITREAIQAALKATRPLDLHLVAAQEARRVIDRLVGYQVSPLLWGSVGGKLSAGRVQSAALMLLAQREMARMRFRPATFWAIRAEVLTRPKFTATVTHVRSSEHPQGLPVARASDYTQDGVLKPGVHVLEMTDDQARALSAYLDGKDATVTRVEVTETRSRPAPPFITSTLQQAGGRLNLSAKQVMDTAQRLYEGGYITYMRTDSPALSDEALTEARREATRLFGPAAVPAQPRQYATRNKNAQEAHEAIRPAGTTWRAPDSVGLSGDDLAVYTLIYQRTVASQMHDAVFDRTDVTLTCGAATLSAQGRVLKEAGYLHLLQDEEDDKEDQRLPALQQGQRVPLKARPPEGKKTSAPTRFTEATLVQAMEKAGIGRPSTYAQTLSTLQTREYVRLSGRHLSVTAVGLLVTTYLARQVPEVMQKDFTATMEAGLDDVAAGGVTRIAYLTRFWTDGLAQTIRKASRDAPNLPLPHLDATRLRATSSGPHLVRAGQSVPLPPDVIPADLDADQTDAILSGTWTARKTGRPRGSRGTVKGSRASRGTKRPKKAGKTSRTGDS; encoded by the coding sequence ATGGCGACCCTCGTGATTGTCGAAAGTCCCGCCAAGGCCCGCAAGATCGCGGGCCTGCTGGGCGACGGGTTCGTGGTGCGCGCCTCGCTCGGGCACGTGCGGGACCTGCCGGGCAGCAAGGCTGAGATTCCCGAGCGGTACCGGGCACAACCCTGGGCGAACCTGGGCGTCAACCCGCAGACCTTCACGCCCATCTACGTCGTGCCGGCCGCCAAGCGCGCCACCGTGCGGGACCTTCAGCAGCTGGCGGCGAAGGCCGAGCGGGTCCTGTTCGCGTCCGACATGGACCGCGAGGGCGAGGCCATCTCGTACCACCTCAGCCGCCTGCTGAAGGTTGAGCAGCCCACCCGCATGGTGTTCACCGAGATCACCCGCGAGGCCATTCAGGCCGCGCTGAAGGCCACGCGGCCGCTGGACCTGCACCTCGTGGCGGCGCAGGAGGCCCGGCGGGTCATTGACCGGCTGGTGGGGTACCAGGTGAGCCCGCTGCTGTGGGGCAGCGTGGGCGGCAAACTCAGCGCGGGGCGCGTGCAGAGCGCGGCGCTGATGCTCCTCGCGCAGCGAGAAATGGCCCGCATGCGCTTTCGCCCCGCGACCTTCTGGGCGATCCGCGCGGAAGTCCTGACCCGCCCGAAATTCACGGCGACCGTCACGCACGTCCGCAGCAGCGAGCACCCCCAGGGCCTGCCCGTCGCGCGCGCCAGCGACTACACGCAGGACGGCGTGCTGAAACCCGGCGTGCACGTCCTGGAGATGACCGACGACCAGGCCCGCGCCCTGAGCGCCTACCTGGACGGCAAGGACGCCACCGTGACCCGTGTGGAGGTCACCGAGACCCGCTCGCGCCCCGCGCCGCCCTTCATCACCAGCACCCTGCAGCAAGCGGGCGGGCGGCTGAACCTCAGCGCCAAACAGGTCATGGACACCGCCCAGCGGCTGTACGAGGGCGGGTACATCACGTACATGCGCACCGACTCCCCGGCCCTGTCGGACGAGGCGCTGACCGAAGCGCGCCGGGAGGCCACGCGGCTGTTCGGCCCGGCCGCCGTTCCCGCCCAGCCCCGGCAGTACGCCACCCGCAACAAGAACGCTCAGGAGGCGCACGAGGCGATCCGGCCCGCCGGGACCACCTGGCGCGCCCCGGACAGCGTCGGCCTGAGCGGCGACGACCTGGCGGTGTACACGCTGATCTACCAGCGCACCGTCGCCTCCCAGATGCACGACGCCGTGTTCGACAGGACAGACGTGACCCTCACGTGCGGCGCCGCCACCCTCAGCGCGCAGGGCCGCGTGCTCAAGGAAGCCGGGTACCTGCACCTCCTTCAGGATGAGGAGGACGACAAGGAAGACCAGCGCCTCCCGGCCCTCCAGCAGGGCCAGCGGGTGCCGCTGAAGGCCCGCCCGCCCGAGGGGAAAAAGACGTCCGCCCCGACCCGCTTCACCGAGGCGACGCTCGTGCAGGCCATGGAAAAGGCGGGCATCGGGCGGCCCAGCACGTACGCGCAGACGCTCAGCACCCTCCAGACCCGCGAGTACGTCCGGCTGTCCGGCCGTCACCTGAGCGTGACCGCGGTGGGTCTGCTCGTCACCACGTACCTCGCCCGGCAGGTGCCGGAAGTCATGCAGAAGGACTTCACGGCGACCATGGAGGCCGGACTGGATGACGTGGCAGCCGGGGGCGTCACGCGGATCGCGTACCTGACGCGCTTCTGGACCGACGGTCTCGCGCAGACGATCCGCAAGGCGTCGCGGGACGCGCCGAACCTGCCCCTGCCGCACCTGGACGCCACGCGGCTGCGCGCAACCAGCAGCGGCCCGCACCTGGTGCGCGCCGGGCAGAGCGTACCACTACCCCCGGACGTGATTCCCGCTGACCTGGACGCCGATCAGACCGACGCGATCCTGAGCGGCACCTGGACCGCCAGGAAGACGGGGCGGCCGCGCGGTAGCCGGGGGACCGTCAAGGGCAGCAGGGCCAGTCGGGGCACGAAACGGCCCAAGAAGGCGGGCAAGACCAGCCGCACCGGGGACTCCTGA
- a CDS encoding GntR family transcriptional regulator has product MPIPPTAPQRPRSLAREDVYAQLSTWIIDGTLHPEEPLRDQDIAEQLGVSRTPVREALRRLEDEGLIETALNRWTRVAPLHPGQATELYPVVEALEELALRLAAAHLTPADLTLLRAANQQLAQATERRDAGAAVAADVAFHAVWITRSGNQALQQTLHGLKRKLRRIERAYFDAASAGQASVAEHDLIITALHHGQTDQAVMALRANWQGSLQRLLNRPR; this is encoded by the coding sequence ATGCCGATCCCCCCCACGGCTCCCCAACGGCCCCGCTCTCTGGCGCGCGAGGACGTCTACGCGCAGCTCAGCACCTGGATCATCGACGGCACCCTGCACCCAGAGGAGCCCCTGCGCGACCAGGACATCGCCGAGCAGCTCGGCGTCAGCCGCACCCCGGTCCGCGAAGCCCTGCGCCGCCTGGAGGACGAGGGCCTGATCGAGACGGCCCTCAACCGCTGGACCCGCGTCGCCCCCCTGCACCCCGGCCAGGCCACCGAGCTCTACCCGGTGGTCGAGGCGCTCGAGGAACTCGCCCTGCGCCTCGCCGCGGCCCACCTGACCCCCGCCGACCTGACCCTCCTGCGGGCCGCCAACCAGCAGCTGGCCCAGGCCACCGAGCGCCGCGACGCCGGAGCCGCCGTGGCTGCCGACGTCGCCTTCCACGCCGTCTGGATCACCCGGTCCGGGAATCAGGCCCTCCAGCAGACCCTGCACGGCCTGAAACGCAAACTGCGGCGCATCGAACGCGCCTACTTCGACGCCGCCAGCGCCGGGCAGGCGTCCGTGGCGGAACACGACCTCATCATCACCGCCCTGCACCACGGCCAGACGGATCAGGCGGTGATGGCGCTCAGGGCCAACTGGCAGGGCAGCCTCCAGCGCCTCCTGAACAGGCCGCGCTGA
- a CDS encoding sugar ABC transporter substrate-binding protein, giving the protein MRNRTVLTLTLALTAPLAAAATFSPDAEKDRIDSTQLTAKFGPVPKLPADTRIGGVMKALSNEYWQLLRKGYQNGARKYGVQVDAQAPSNESDQIGQLSMMNTMMGKGYKAFLLSPQTDANLLPGVQRAKDRQLLTINVNDALVSTTPHFVGNIQRQNGVSVAEYLIKTFPAGGKVAVIEGQPGVYAAGQRTGGFKDTLAKSKFKIVASVPANWDRQQAFNVARDILRKNPDLTAFYANNDTMALGVVEAVKSAGRLGKTLVFGTDGINAAYDSIKKGELTGTVDSFPVLTGEVAMEVTVRLLAGQKLPRVIATPQALVTKANYKQYEQFK; this is encoded by the coding sequence ATGCGCAACCGGACTGTTCTGACCCTGACCCTGGCCCTCACCGCCCCGCTCGCCGCGGCCGCCACCTTCTCCCCGGACGCGGAAAAAGACCGCATCGACTCCACGCAGCTGACCGCCAAGTTCGGCCCCGTCCCCAAACTCCCGGCCGACACCCGCATCGGCGGCGTGATGAAGGCGCTGTCCAACGAGTACTGGCAGCTGCTGCGCAAGGGCTACCAGAATGGCGCGCGCAAGTACGGCGTGCAGGTCGACGCGCAGGCTCCCAGCAACGAGAGTGACCAGATCGGGCAGCTCAGCATGATGAACACCATGATGGGCAAGGGCTACAAGGCGTTCCTGCTCTCGCCGCAGACGGACGCGAACCTGCTGCCCGGCGTGCAGCGCGCCAAGGACCGCCAGCTGCTCACCATCAACGTGAACGACGCGCTCGTGTCCACCACCCCACACTTCGTCGGCAACATCCAGCGCCAGAACGGCGTCAGCGTCGCCGAGTACCTCATCAAGACATTCCCCGCAGGCGGTAAGGTCGCCGTGATCGAGGGCCAGCCCGGCGTGTACGCCGCGGGCCAGCGCACCGGCGGCTTCAAGGACACCCTCGCCAAGAGCAAGTTCAAGATCGTGGCCAGCGTGCCCGCCAACTGGGACCGGCAGCAGGCCTTCAACGTCGCCCGTGACATCCTGCGCAAGAACCCGGACCTGACCGCGTTCTACGCCAACAACGACACCATGGCCCTCGGCGTGGTCGAAGCCGTGAAGTCCGCCGGGCGACTCGGCAAGACCCTGGTCTTCGGCACGGACGGCATCAACGCCGCCTACGACAGCATCAAGAAGGGCGAACTGACCGGCACCGTGGACTCCTTCCCGGTCCTGACGGGCGAGGTCGCCATGGAAGTCACGGTGCGCCTGCTGGCCGGGCAGAAACTGCCGCGCGTGATCGCCACGCCCCAGGCGCTGGTCACGAAAGCCAATTACAAGCAGTACGAGCAGTTCAAGTAA
- a CDS encoding DeoR/GlpR family DNA-binding transcription regulator, translating to MLLPLERQERILSLLEIHDKLLTQQIADEVGASLATVRRDLTELSERGLVARTHGGIMRARLSLTQEPAFAAKAARMRHEKAAIALRASQEIPNGATVILDAGTTMQEVARCLAGRPITAITLDLPAAQTLAVGETEVLLLGGRVRSNSFSITGPWTEAYLRDLHADVYLMGAHAVDERGVSNAGLEEAVVKRLAIAASARTVLLADHTKFGARAMAQVCPLDQVQQIITDAGAADLPWLRTAGPELVLAAP from the coding sequence ATGCTGTTACCGCTCGAGCGTCAGGAACGCATCCTCAGTTTGCTCGAAATTCACGACAAGCTCCTCACGCAGCAGATTGCCGACGAGGTCGGCGCGTCCCTCGCAACCGTCCGGCGCGACCTGACTGAACTGTCCGAGCGGGGCCTCGTGGCCCGCACGCACGGCGGCATCATGCGCGCCCGCCTGAGCCTCACGCAGGAACCGGCCTTCGCCGCCAAGGCGGCACGCATGCGCCACGAGAAGGCCGCAATCGCGCTGCGCGCCTCGCAGGAAATCCCGAACGGTGCGACCGTCATTCTCGACGCGGGCACCACCATGCAGGAGGTCGCGCGCTGCCTGGCTGGGCGGCCCATCACGGCCATCACGCTGGACCTGCCCGCCGCGCAGACCCTGGCCGTGGGCGAGACGGAGGTGCTGCTGCTGGGCGGCCGGGTGCGCAGCAACAGCTTCAGCATCACCGGCCCCTGGACCGAGGCGTACCTGCGGGACCTGCACGCGGACGTGTACCTGATGGGCGCGCACGCCGTCGATGAACGCGGCGTGTCCAACGCGGGCCTGGAGGAAGCGGTGGTTAAGCGGCTGGCCATTGCCGCGAGTGCCCGCACGGTCCTGCTGGCCGATCACACCAAGTTCGGCGCGCGGGCCATGGCGCAGGTGTGCCCGCTGGATCAGGTGCAGCAGATCATCACGGACGCCGGGGCCGCCGACCTGCCCTGGCTGCGCACCGCCGGGCCCGAGCTGGTACTCGCGGCCCCCTGA
- a CDS encoding sugar ABC transporter ATP-binding protein: MTALLSAHDIRKAFSGVTVLQGVSFSVEPGEVHALLGENGAGKSTLLKTLFGIYQADSGVLRVDGQEVTFRGPRDAQRHGVAMIHQELALVPELSVAQNVLLGQEGQGPWLNYRHLNDRARPYLDQVGLQVDPRRPVRQLTIAQQQMVEIARALALQARVIIMDEPTSSLAMQEIEALYGVIRTLTARGVGIVYVSHHFDEIEALADRVTVLRDGQHIATVDQRAVTREQLVSMMVGRDIPALHGQAPRPLGDVRLDVRGLTRRGVFEDVTFQVCAGEIVTLAGLIGSGRTDVLRAVYGADGGVTGTVHLDGEALARRSPDRLMRRGVGFIAEDRRQQGIVPDAPVSLNLLLTSWAKGKVGLGARESRAVVEPLMERLRVRPANPQQIIRRLSGGNQQKVILARWLAAGCTLLLIDEPTRGIDVASKADLYALLDELAAQGVAVLMVSSELPEVLRLSDRVLVMRGGRVAGELSRQEASEERILALATGANADATGYADASD, translated from the coding sequence GTGACCGCACTCCTGTCCGCCCACGACATCCGCAAAGCCTTCAGCGGCGTGACCGTGCTGCAGGGCGTGTCCTTCAGCGTCGAGCCGGGCGAGGTGCACGCCCTGCTGGGCGAGAACGGGGCCGGCAAGTCCACCCTGCTCAAAACCCTGTTCGGGATCTACCAGGCGGACAGCGGCGTCCTGCGGGTGGACGGCCAGGAGGTCACCTTCCGCGGTCCCCGCGACGCGCAGCGGCACGGCGTCGCCATGATCCACCAGGAGCTCGCGCTCGTGCCTGAACTGAGTGTCGCGCAGAACGTGCTGCTCGGGCAGGAAGGGCAGGGCCCCTGGCTGAACTACCGCCACCTGAATGACCGCGCCCGGCCGTACCTGGACCAGGTCGGGCTGCAGGTAGACCCCCGCCGACCGGTGCGGCAGCTGACCATCGCGCAGCAGCAGATGGTGGAGATCGCCCGCGCCCTGGCGCTCCAGGCCCGGGTGATCATCATGGACGAGCCGACCTCCAGCCTCGCCATGCAGGAGATCGAGGCGCTGTACGGCGTGATCCGCACCCTGACCGCGCGCGGCGTGGGCATCGTGTACGTCAGTCACCACTTCGACGAGATCGAGGCCCTGGCCGACCGCGTGACTGTGCTGCGCGACGGCCAGCACATCGCCACCGTGGACCAGCGGGCCGTGACCCGCGAGCAGCTGGTGTCGATGATGGTCGGCCGGGACATTCCGGCGCTGCACGGTCAGGCGCCCCGGCCCCTCGGGGACGTGCGGCTGGACGTGCGGGGCCTGACGCGCCGTGGCGTGTTCGAGGACGTGACGTTCCAGGTGTGCGCCGGGGAGATTGTCACGCTGGCGGGCCTGATCGGCTCGGGCCGCACCGACGTGCTGCGCGCCGTCTACGGCGCGGACGGCGGCGTGACCGGCACCGTCCACCTCGACGGGGAGGCGCTGGCGCGCCGCTCGCCGGACCGCCTGATGCGCCGCGGCGTGGGCTTCATCGCCGAGGATCGCCGCCAGCAGGGCATCGTCCCGGACGCCCCGGTCAGCCTGAACCTGCTGCTCACCAGCTGGGCCAAGGGCAAGGTGGGCCTGGGGGCGCGCGAGAGCCGCGCCGTGGTCGAGCCGCTCATGGAGCGGCTGCGCGTGCGGCCCGCCAACCCGCAGCAGATCATCCGGCGCCTGTCGGGTGGCAACCAGCAGAAGGTCATCCTGGCGCGCTGGCTGGCCGCTGGCTGCACGCTGCTGCTCATCGACGAACCCACCCGCGGGATCGACGTGGCCAGCAAGGCCGACCTCTACGCGCTGCTGGACGAACTCGCGGCGCAGGGCGTGGCGGTGCTGATGGTCTCGTCGGAACTGCCCGAGGTGCTGCGCCTGAGTGACCGTGTGCTCGTCATGCGCGGCGGGCGCGTCGCGGGAGAACTCTCAAGGCAGGAGGCCAGCGAGGAACGCATCCTCGCGCTGGCGACAGGAGCGAACGCCGATGCAACAGGTTACGCAGATGCAAGCGACTAA
- a CDS encoding ArgE/DapE family deacylase, whose translation MAEALTGLLADLVRVNSVNPSLVPGSPGEADLAQFIRAWLSTHGVPSETVEAAPGRPSVLARVPGTGGGRSLILNAHLDTVGTDGMTAPFTPRVHGGRLYGRGAYDMKAGLAACLLTLLDVRSDRLRGDVILAAVADEEHASLGMQAVLERVTADAAIVTEPTELRVAVAHKGFTWHEIITQGRAAHGSRPDLGVDAIAHMGRVLGQLEALGRELGQRPPHPLLGHGSVHASLISGGQELSSYPERCTLLVERRTLPGETPEAVTQEITARLSALAADPDFHAEHRLTLARDAFGIAPDAPIVQSLQAAATHVLGQRPAVIGQSFWMDSALLAAAGIPTVIFGPCGGGAHATEEWVDLSSAEQCRQTLTATVRSFCA comes from the coding sequence ATGGCTGAAGCCCTCACCGGTCTGCTGGCAGATCTCGTCCGCGTGAACTCCGTCAATCCGTCCCTGGTTCCCGGCAGCCCCGGCGAGGCGGACCTGGCCCAGTTCATCCGGGCGTGGCTCTCCACCCACGGCGTCCCCTCAGAGACCGTCGAGGCCGCTCCCGGCCGGCCCAGCGTCCTGGCCCGCGTCCCCGGCACAGGCGGAGGCCGCTCCCTTATCCTCAATGCCCACCTCGACACGGTCGGCACGGACGGCATGACCGCTCCCTTCACGCCGCGCGTCCACGGTGGCCGCCTGTACGGCCGGGGCGCGTACGACATGAAGGCCGGACTGGCCGCCTGCCTCCTGACGCTGCTGGACGTGCGCAGCGACCGGCTGCGGGGCGACGTGATCCTGGCCGCCGTGGCCGATGAGGAACACGCCAGCCTGGGCATGCAGGCCGTGCTGGAGCGGGTCACGGCGGACGCCGCGATCGTCACGGAACCCACCGAACTGCGCGTCGCCGTAGCGCATAAGGGATTCACCTGGCACGAGATCATCACGCAGGGCCGCGCCGCGCACGGGTCCCGCCCGGACCTCGGCGTGGACGCCATTGCCCATATGGGCCGCGTGCTGGGCCAGCTGGAGGCGCTGGGGCGGGAGCTGGGGCAGCGGCCGCCGCATCCGCTGCTCGGGCACGGCAGCGTTCACGCCTCCCTGATCAGCGGGGGGCAGGAACTGTCCAGCTACCCGGAGCGCTGCACGCTGCTCGTGGAGCGCCGCACCCTGCCGGGCGAGACGCCCGAGGCGGTCACGCAGGAGATCACGGCCCGCCTGAGCGCCCTGGCGGCCGATCCTGACTTCCACGCGGAGCACCGCCTCACCCTGGCGCGCGACGCGTTCGGGATCGCGCCGGACGCCCCCATCGTGCAGAGCCTTCAGGCCGCCGCGACCCACGTGCTGGGCCAGCGCCCGGCCGTGATCGGACAGAGCTTCTGGATGGATTCCGCGCTGCTGGCCGCCGCCGGGATTCCCACCGTCATCTTCGGGCCGTGTGGCGGCGGCGCCCACGCCACCGAGGAGTGGGTGGACCTCTCTTCTGCGGAGCAGTGCCGGCAGACCCTGACCGCCACCGTCCGCTCGTTCTGCGCCTGA
- a CDS encoding ABC transporter permease — translation MQATKRPNVLQQVREAGILAVLLLGALIFSFTVPSFFTVDNVISGIGLSAAINTVVAIGLTYVIITGGIDLSVGSVAALAAVIGADLMQRGTPALLAVLIALAVGALAGLINGLLVTRVKLAPFIVTLGTMTFYRGLALSYTNGQPILSMPDGFKQALGGTVAGLPMPLVIAVLLVILGSLLLRYTKTGQYILAIGGNAEAVRLSGINVSRYTTLTYVISGVMAAVAALVLVAQLGAAEPILGNGWELNAIAAAVVGGASLSGGKGNIVGALLGALLLSMLQNVLTLLNVQAFYQMLATGLIIIGAMVIDRYTRGE, via the coding sequence ATGCAAGCGACTAAACGGCCCAACGTTCTTCAGCAGGTGCGCGAGGCGGGCATCCTGGCGGTGCTGCTGCTCGGCGCGCTGATCTTCAGCTTCACGGTGCCGTCGTTCTTCACGGTGGACAACGTCATCAGCGGCATCGGCCTGAGCGCCGCGATTAACACGGTGGTCGCCATCGGCCTGACGTACGTGATCATTACGGGCGGCATCGACCTGAGTGTCGGGTCGGTCGCCGCGCTCGCCGCTGTGATCGGCGCGGACCTCATGCAGCGCGGCACGCCGGCCCTGCTGGCCGTGCTGATCGCGCTGGCCGTGGGCGCCCTCGCCGGGCTGATCAACGGGCTGCTCGTGACCCGCGTGAAACTCGCGCCCTTCATCGTCACGCTGGGTACCATGACCTTCTACCGCGGCCTGGCGCTGTCGTACACGAATGGTCAGCCGATCCTGTCCATGCCCGACGGGTTCAAGCAGGCGCTGGGCGGCACGGTGGCGGGCCTGCCCATGCCGCTCGTGATCGCGGTGCTGCTCGTGATCCTGGGCAGCCTGCTGCTGCGCTACACGAAAACCGGGCAGTACATCCTGGCCATCGGGGGCAACGCCGAGGCGGTGCGCCTGAGCGGCATCAACGTCAGCCGCTACACCACCCTGACGTACGTGATCTCCGGCGTGATGGCCGCCGTGGCGGCGCTGGTGCTGGTTGCGCAGCTGGGCGCGGCCGAACCCATCCTCGGGAACGGCTGGGAACTCAACGCGATTGCAGCGGCGGTCGTGGGCGGCGCCAGCCTCTCGGGCGGGAAGGGCAACATCGTGGGGGCGCTGCTGGGCGCGCTGCTGCTGAGCATGCTCCAGAATGTCCTGACGCTGCTGAACGTGCAGGCGTTCTACCAGATGCTCGCGACCGGCCTGATCATCATCGGGGCGATGGTCATCGACCGCTACACCCGCGGCGAGTAA
- a CDS encoding diaminopropionate ammonia-lyase, translated as MTPAPPYLNPAPPMTVTSALDPEVLAFHRRLPGYAPTPLVAAPHLAAALGVRAAWVKDEARRLDLPAYKILGASWAVYRELDTRFDPFGPWTTLEDLAARLRPQRPLTLVTATDGNHGRAVARVARWLGLAAHILVPDDMAPARIHAIESEGAQVEVVRGTYDEAVEAASLRAGDRHVVISDTAWDGYTRVPGWVVEGYSTIFREVDQQLAELGAPQPDVMAVQMGVGSLAMAAVQHYRAPGRATRVVGVEPARAACVLASLRAGQLTEVPGPHVSIMAGLNCGKTSPLAWPFLRGGLSAAAAISDAQAEAAMRLLARDGVQSGESGAAGAGGLLSLLPGDAGVRAHLGLTPASSVLVLSTEGATDPAAYARIVHGSAASG; from the coding sequence ATGACCCCTGCCCCCCCGTACCTGAACCCGGCCCCCCCCATGACCGTCACGTCCGCCCTGGACCCGGAGGTGCTGGCCTTCCACCGGCGCCTGCCCGGGTACGCCCCCACGCCCCTCGTGGCGGCGCCGCACCTGGCGGCCGCCCTGGGCGTGCGGGCCGCCTGGGTGAAGGATGAAGCGCGGCGCCTGGACCTGCCCGCGTACAAGATTCTCGGCGCGTCCTGGGCGGTGTACCGTGAACTGGACACCCGCTTCGACCCGTTCGGCCCGTGGACCACGCTGGAGGACCTGGCCGCGCGCCTGCGCCCCCAGCGGCCCCTGACGCTGGTCACCGCAACCGACGGGAATCACGGGCGGGCGGTGGCGCGCGTGGCCCGCTGGCTGGGCCTGGCCGCGCATATTCTCGTGCCGGACGACATGGCCCCGGCCCGCATTCACGCGATTGAATCCGAGGGCGCGCAGGTCGAGGTGGTGCGCGGCACGTACGACGAGGCGGTCGAGGCGGCCTCCCTCCGGGCCGGGGACCGGCACGTGGTGATCAGTGACACCGCCTGGGACGGGTACACGCGGGTGCCGGGGTGGGTGGTGGAGGGGTACAGCACCATCTTCCGGGAGGTGGATCAACAGCTGGCTGAGCTGGGCGCGCCGCAGCCGGACGTCATGGCCGTGCAGATGGGAGTGGGGTCGCTGGCCATGGCGGCCGTGCAGCACTACCGCGCTCCGGGCCGGGCCACCCGGGTGGTCGGCGTGGAGCCTGCCCGTGCCGCCTGCGTCCTGGCCTCCCTGAGGGCCGGGCAGCTGACGGAGGTGCCGGGCCCGCACGTGTCGATCATGGCGGGCCTGAACTGCGGGAAGACCTCCCCCCTGGCCTGGCCATTCCTGCGGGGGGGCCTGAGCGCCGCGGCGGCGATCTCCGATGCGCAGGCGGAGGCGGCCATGCGCCTGCTGGCCCGGGACGGCGTCCAGTCGGGTGAAAGTGGCGCGGCCGGGGCGGGCGGCCTGCTGAGTCTGCTGCCGGGTGACGCCGGGGTCCGGGCGCACCTGGGGTTGACGCCGGCGTCTTCCGTGCTGGTGCTCTCGACCGAGGGGGCCACGGACCCGGCGGCCTACGCCCGCATCGTTCACGGGTCGGCGGCCAGCGGCTGA